AGGGGTATTCCATAAATGACGACAAAGAACATTCAGTAACATTACTGAAGAGCGGCTTTCTTTTGTTGCTGCAATACGGAGTTTTTCTGAGGTAAAAAATGTCGATGCAGCATAGAGATTTACACTAAGAATTTTCTTATAAGCAGCTATGCCAAATCCTGGAAGCTTTCCTAAGGGATGGGTTAGCAATCCTACTGCAGAGGTAAGAGCAAATTGTAAACTACCGTCAAGGAGTTTCCCAAGTAGATCTGCTGGAGGTGCTGTATGAAGAAGGATATCCTCATGTTTGGCAAGTTCTAAAGAAAAAGGAAAAGCGTTGATATAGCTTACACAACCTAAAGTTATACGTCTCTCGAGTTTGTCAGACATGGTATGCGTCCTTGTTTTTTGATGAGGCTTGCCATTCCCTCAATATCCATTTTTATATTTTGATTCGAAGAGGCCATTTGAAAAACCTTTTCTCCGATATGTGTGGACGAGAAATCGTTGGCTCCACAGGATAACAAATGTAGAGCTTGCTCGATTCCTAGATAATTCCACAAGGCTTTTATATTTCTAAAATTATCTAAAAATAATCTTGCTACAGCAATGATAGATGCTGGCATGATATTATGGGAACTACCTAATTTACGTAATCTTTTCCCTAGAGGATTGTTTTCTGTTGCAAACTTTAACAATACAAAGTTCTTAAATCCTAAAGTATCGTCTTGAAGATTTCGTAATTTATTCATATGTGTGACGATATCTTCAGGACGTTCTCTATGGTAACATAGCATAGTACTGTTACTAGGTATGCCGAGATTGTGCGCTTCTTTATGAATTTCTAAGAAATCTTGAGAAGATAAACGTCCTGGAGCTAGTATTTGCCGTATTTCATCGACAAGGATATCAAATCCTCCTCCAGGAATAGAATCTAATCCAGCATTCTTTAGGATTTTCAATACTTCTATAACAGGAATATTGTGCAGATTGGCGAGATAAGCATATTCGATACCTGTTAATGCTTTGATATGGATATGAGGGAAATTTTCCTTAATCTTACTGAATAGCTCAGTATAATAGTCTAGATTACAATCTGGGAAACATCCAGCAACGATATGTGTTTCTGTAATGGGAACATCTAGGGCGCGGATCTTTTCTATTAACTGATTTGGTGTATAAAACCAACCTTTAGGATCCCCTGGTTTTGCATAAAAAGCACAGAAAGTACAATTGAATTCACAGAAATTGGTAGGATATAAATAAAACGTTGAGGAGTAGTAAACGACATCTCCGACGTATTTTTGACGTACCATATTTGCAAATGCCCATAAAGCATGCTGATCGTCTTCATCTTCGAGGAGAAGTAAGCGTAAGGCATCTTCTGTGGAAAGACGTGCTCCTTCTATATAGTTATCGAATAAATGCTTCAACCAAGAGTTTTTAGGTAGAATGCGGGGGATGCGTGTCGTCGTCATAAGGTGGCGCTTTAGTTGTAGAATCAGATCGAGTTTGTTTATCGCATGCTTTTTTATGGCAACAGTCCGATTTTCCACATCCTTTAGATAGAGGTCTACCTAAGAGATAAGAGCCTATGAGTAAAATGACTATGCCTACTCCTAGTAGTGCTGTAGCGCAGCAAATAAGAAGAAAAAGAGTCATCATAAAAAGATCAGCCTTCAATCGGTAGTATTAATGAAGATCTACCCAAATAGGAGAACTCCATGCCATAGATTGGTCTATTTGAGTTACTCGGAGATAGTAGAACACAAAAGGAATTTTTCCTTTAGGATCTTTAAGAGTTACTTTAGATAGAGGTTCCATATCATCATATTCGTAATCTAGGTTGTTACTATCAGGATGGAATGTTTTTATAACTTTCCCGTTACGGATAATCTCAACAGTTTTTAGTTGAGCTGTTCCTGCAACATATCCTGAGATATGACGATTTACAGCAAGGCCGGGTTTTGTAGTTGTTGACAACTCAGAACCCATGGGAGCTGAGGTAATGTTAAAGCTAACAATAATTCTTGGTCCTGTAGTTGCGTAGCAGTGACGCTGATATAAAGCTTCTACAAGAGATTCTCGATTGTATTTGTTACATACAATGGCAGTGAGTCCTGGAGTGTATTGTTGTTGGTTGACATCGAAAAATTTGCTATAGATACCACGATCATCAAGGCCACCTGCAACAAAACCAAAACGCAAGTTGCGTTTTAATGCTTCTATTAATGTCCCTGATTCAACTTCAGAATCAGATCCCTTGATAGGGAAAATATTCCCTTCTTTTTCTGTTCGTTCTGAGCATCCCCAGGAGTTATAAATTTCTACAACACGTTCAAATTCCGGATGGAAGTTGTTAAAGTTAAATCCATAATGTTTCGATGCAGTGAAACATGGTATTGAGATAATTTCGTGACCCGAAGCGCTTTTATAGAGTTTTGATAAAGAAGCAATCTTACAGTCTTTATGTTTCGAACAAGATTTATTTTCTTTTATATAGAGAATTTGGCGAAGACCTTCTTCTCCAGGTTCTCCAAAATATTGTACGCCAGATAAAGAGACAAAACGATCTTCTTCATTAAAATCTCCTATAGTCTGGTTGATCATTTTCCAAAGATCAGGAGTTAAACCTTCTTGATTATCGAAAGAGGACGACGCATAAAAGTTTAAAGCACAATCATCCCTAAAATGTCTTAAACATGCCTCTATGTTTTCTTCAGAATCTACACGTTCTGATTCTCCGTGTAGTAGACCCCACATAAGATTTGGAGCTGACTCTGAAAAACATTTTATAGGTGCGGAAATGAAGATTTCATTCGTTAAAAGGTTTTTTAATTGAATTCTATAGATTCCAGGTTCGTTGAAGTAGAGATTAGGTAGAATAACGAATCCAGTTTCAGGAATAAATAATTGCCAATTAAGGTTTTCTCTTAGATGTTCATAGGAGAGTTCAATACGTGTATTTTCTGGAGAGAAGTTCGTAAGGTTATTGAACTCATCTTCAAACCGCACGGTGATATCGAAGCGTTTATTCTTTACAACATAGGAAGGTGTAAAAATCTGGATATGTTTAAGAACATTACCTCGAATATCCATGGTAAAGATATCGGGCTCATCATAGTTTCCCTTACCTTCGGTATCTACATAAAGATAGAAAGGTTTTCTACGTTGAGTAAATAGCTGAGCACCATTTCCTGCTTCATCTGTTTGCGGATGTTCTGGAGAAGGCCCGAGAATAATAGTAAGAGTCTCACCGGCTTCTAATTCATAGGGGAGGGTAAATTCGTATTGATGAACCAGGCTATTGGGTATGGGGATCATTACGGCAGTAAGAATATCCCCTCTGGGTGTTTCTAAATAGATAGTATTGCGAGATTGTTTTAGATCGATAGAGGGAGTTTCCCAATCTATTGGCCTTCCTTGACATCCCAAGTCAAATTTAAGTTTTGTTCCTTCAGGAAGATAGTCAACTAGAGAGTAAAGAAATTTCCACGTGGATATTTGCCCAGCTCTAGCTACGGAAGGATTAACATAACAAACAGATCTGCGCATAGTAACATAGCGGGTTGGAATCAACTGAAGGCATTATCATACACGAGAAAAAGGTTTTTCTCAATCTTCGTCTTTGCTTAATGTTTGTAATGCTTCCTGTACGCTATTGAACATTTTAAAATATGAGAGGAATCCGGTAACGTATAAAGTTTGCTCTATTGTTTTAGGGACACAGGTAAGAACAATTTTTCCCGAATGTTTTCCTACTTGGTGGTAGCTTTGTAAAAGAACTCGAATGCCAGCACTAGACATATAGTCTAAATTCGCGCAATCAAGCACGATATTTTTGATTCCTGAAGATAGGGATTGTGAGATATTTTCTTGTACTTCCGGAGAAGAGATCCCGTCAAGTTTTCCTTGGAGATGTAAGACAGCAGTGGTTCCGTGCTCTTCTTTTTGGATGTTATTCATTATCGATGATGCTCCCAAACCTATGGTGATTTCTCAAGACCTAACTCTCGTAAATCTTTAGGTTTTTTGCAAAGAGATTTTTCTATTCTTTTGTTTCTCTGTATATTATAGGAAGTTACGAAGGAGATAGTTTCTTTTTTCTTGGGGTGATTTTGAGT
This portion of the Chlamydia crocodili genome encodes:
- a CDS encoding CofH family radical SAM protein is translated as MTTTRIPRILPKNSWLKHLFDNYIEGARLSTEDALRLLLLEDEDDQHALWAFANMVRQKYVGDVVYYSSTFYLYPTNFCEFNCTFCAFYAKPGDPKGWFYTPNQLIEKIRALDVPITETHIVAGCFPDCNLDYYTELFSKIKENFPHIHIKALTGIEYAYLANLHNIPVIEVLKILKNAGLDSIPGGGFDILVDEIRQILAPGRLSSQDFLEIHKEAHNLGIPSNSTMLCYHRERPEDIVTHMNKLRNLQDDTLGFKNFVLLKFATENNPLGKRLRKLGSSHNIMPASIIAVARLFLDNFRNIKALWNYLGIEQALHLLSCGANDFSSTHIGEKVFQMASSNQNIKMDIEGMASLIKKQGRIPCLTNSRDV
- a CDS encoding DUF3604 domain-containing protein is translated as MRRSVCYVNPSVARAGQISTWKFLYSLVDYLPEGTKLKFDLGCQGRPIDWETPSIDLKQSRNTIYLETPRGDILTAVMIPIPNSLVHQYEFTLPYELEAGETLTIILGPSPEHPQTDEAGNGAQLFTQRRKPFYLYVDTEGKGNYDEPDIFTMDIRGNVLKHIQIFTPSYVVKNKRFDITVRFEDEFNNLTNFSPENTRIELSYEHLRENLNWQLFIPETGFVILPNLYFNEPGIYRIQLKNLLTNEIFISAPIKCFSESAPNLMWGLLHGESERVDSEENIEACLRHFRDDCALNFYASSSFDNQEGLTPDLWKMINQTIGDFNEEDRFVSLSGVQYFGEPGEEGLRQILYIKENKSCSKHKDCKIASLSKLYKSASGHEIISIPCFTASKHYGFNFNNFHPEFERVVEIYNSWGCSERTEKEGNIFPIKGSDSEVESGTLIEALKRNLRFGFVAGGLDDRGIYSKFFDVNQQQYTPGLTAIVCNKYNRESLVEALYQRHCYATTGPRIIVSFNITSAPMGSELSTTTKPGLAVNRHISGYVAGTAQLKTVEIIRNGKVIKTFHPDSNNLDYEYDDMEPLSKVTLKDPKGKIPFVFYYLRVTQIDQSMAWSSPIWVDLH
- a CDS encoding anti-sigma factor antagonist, with the translated sequence MNNIQKEEHGTTAVLHLQGKLDGISSPEVQENISQSLSSGIKNIVLDCANLDYMSSAGIRVLLQSYHQVGKHSGKIVLTCVPKTIEQTLYVTGFLSYFKMFNSVQEALQTLSKDED